In a single window of the Dreissena polymorpha isolate Duluth1 chromosome 3, UMN_Dpol_1.0, whole genome shotgun sequence genome:
- the LOC127871317 gene encoding leucine-rich repeat protein 1-like isoform X2, whose product MTIFDRMRLCCDIEVVERATGSLSLKKGKPIRAQLAVGKSPPSDSVYMMVCTTKNKNGTKYQIKGNIEKVFTKCVSEGKATIRLISPERDICISKADVIQLKSYLNILKQVVQGQMPDKSVFSSLAPVSAKKIERPKTVLVITCKKDYPLTTNFPSSLETLQVHDCSMKKMDSRIFQLRNLVCLDLSDNSLTEVPDGIEKLQNLSDLRLKCNKFEKFPMNICRLKNIQNNLAVLDLSNNQMKELPVQICELANLAMLKMDNNLLEAVPPTIGRLANLKAVSMSNNKLTVLPAGFMRLRLDSVDLFGNNFVRTENVTSRDHVDVPSLVECAARHIRKQRIPYTEDDLHTHLCRYLDSARVCWCGNFCFQCSVAYSHMVNLRTVTSAITAVDLTGSTFVPVQGFLCSPQCLNKFKTDPNAYWR is encoded by the exons TAGAATGCGGCTATGCTGTGATATTGAAGTAGTAGAGAGAGCTACAGGTTCTCTGAGCTTAAAGAAGGGAAAACCGATCCGTGCCCAACTAGCGGTGGGGAAGAGCCCGCCTTCAGACAGCGTCTACATGATGGTCTGTACCACTAAAAATAAGAATGGAACAAAATATCAG ATCAAGGGAAACATCGAGAAGGTGTTCACCAAATGTGTATCTGAAGGCAAGGCTACAATACGATTGATAAGTCCTGAGAGGGACATCTGTATTAGTAAG GCTGATGTTATTCAGCTGAAGAGCTACCTCAACATTTTGAAGCAGGTTGTTCAGGGTCAGATGCCAGACAAATCAGTGTTCTCCAGCCTCGCCCCAGTCAGCGCGAAGAAAATTGAAAGGCCGAAAACGGTCCTGGTGATCACTTGTAAAAAGGACTACCCTCTCACCACAAACTTTCCATCCTCTCTTGAAACTCTACAG GTCCATGACTGCAGCATGAAGAAAATGGACTCCAGGATCTTTCAGCTGCGCAACCTAGTCTGTCTTGACCTCAGTGACAACAGTTTGACGGAGGTTCCAGACGGTATCGAAAAACTTCAAAACTTGTCTGACCTCCGACTTAAGTGCAATAAGTTTGAAAAATTCCCAATGAACATCTGTAGACTGAAAAATATCCAGAATAATTTAGCTGTGTTGGACCTGAGTAACAATCAGATGAAAGAATTACCTGTACAGATCTGTGAACTAGCGAACCTTGCGATGTTGAAAATGGATAACAATCTTTTGGAAGCCGTTCCTCCGACCATAGGACGGTTGGCTAATCTGAAGGCAGTGTCGATGTCGAACAATAAGCTGACGGTGCTTCCTGCAGGGTTTATGCGTCTCAGACTGGACTCTGTGGACCTGTTTGGGAACAACTTTGTAAGAACTGAAAATGTGACCTCCAGGGACCATGTTGATGTGCCGTCATTGGTGGAGTGTGCCGCAAGACATATCAGGAAACAGAG AATCCCGTACACAGAAGACGACCTCCACACTCACCTGTGCCGCTACCTCGACTCCGCTCGGGTCTGCTGGTGCGGCAACTTCTGCTTCCAGTGCAGTGTGGCGTACTCCCACATGGTGAACCTTCGCACAGTCACCAGCGCAATCACGGCGGTCGACCTCACCGGCAGCACCTTTGTGCCCGTCCAGGGATTCCTGTGCTCTCCACAGTGTCTCAACAAGTTCAAGACAGATCCAAACGCGTACTGGAGATAA
- the LOC127871317 gene encoding leucine-rich repeat protein 1-like isoform X1: MGLIEQSRILFSVKHSRMRLCCDIEVVERATGSLSLKKGKPIRAQLAVGKSPPSDSVYMMVCTTKNKNGTKYQIKGNIEKVFTKCVSEGKATIRLISPERDICISKADVIQLKSYLNILKQVVQGQMPDKSVFSSLAPVSAKKIERPKTVLVITCKKDYPLTTNFPSSLETLQVHDCSMKKMDSRIFQLRNLVCLDLSDNSLTEVPDGIEKLQNLSDLRLKCNKFEKFPMNICRLKNIQNNLAVLDLSNNQMKELPVQICELANLAMLKMDNNLLEAVPPTIGRLANLKAVSMSNNKLTVLPAGFMRLRLDSVDLFGNNFVRTENVTSRDHVDVPSLVECAARHIRKQRIPYTEDDLHTHLCRYLDSARVCWCGNFCFQCSVAYSHMVNLRTVTSAITAVDLTGSTFVPVQGFLCSPQCLNKFKTDPNAYWR, translated from the exons TAGAATGCGGCTATGCTGTGATATTGAAGTAGTAGAGAGAGCTACAGGTTCTCTGAGCTTAAAGAAGGGAAAACCGATCCGTGCCCAACTAGCGGTGGGGAAGAGCCCGCCTTCAGACAGCGTCTACATGATGGTCTGTACCACTAAAAATAAGAATGGAACAAAATATCAG ATCAAGGGAAACATCGAGAAGGTGTTCACCAAATGTGTATCTGAAGGCAAGGCTACAATACGATTGATAAGTCCTGAGAGGGACATCTGTATTAGTAAG GCTGATGTTATTCAGCTGAAGAGCTACCTCAACATTTTGAAGCAGGTTGTTCAGGGTCAGATGCCAGACAAATCAGTGTTCTCCAGCCTCGCCCCAGTCAGCGCGAAGAAAATTGAAAGGCCGAAAACGGTCCTGGTGATCACTTGTAAAAAGGACTACCCTCTCACCACAAACTTTCCATCCTCTCTTGAAACTCTACAG GTCCATGACTGCAGCATGAAGAAAATGGACTCCAGGATCTTTCAGCTGCGCAACCTAGTCTGTCTTGACCTCAGTGACAACAGTTTGACGGAGGTTCCAGACGGTATCGAAAAACTTCAAAACTTGTCTGACCTCCGACTTAAGTGCAATAAGTTTGAAAAATTCCCAATGAACATCTGTAGACTGAAAAATATCCAGAATAATTTAGCTGTGTTGGACCTGAGTAACAATCAGATGAAAGAATTACCTGTACAGATCTGTGAACTAGCGAACCTTGCGATGTTGAAAATGGATAACAATCTTTTGGAAGCCGTTCCTCCGACCATAGGACGGTTGGCTAATCTGAAGGCAGTGTCGATGTCGAACAATAAGCTGACGGTGCTTCCTGCAGGGTTTATGCGTCTCAGACTGGACTCTGTGGACCTGTTTGGGAACAACTTTGTAAGAACTGAAAATGTGACCTCCAGGGACCATGTTGATGTGCCGTCATTGGTGGAGTGTGCCGCAAGACATATCAGGAAACAGAG AATCCCGTACACAGAAGACGACCTCCACACTCACCTGTGCCGCTACCTCGACTCCGCTCGGGTCTGCTGGTGCGGCAACTTCTGCTTCCAGTGCAGTGTGGCGTACTCCCACATGGTGAACCTTCGCACAGTCACCAGCGCAATCACGGCGGTCGACCTCACCGGCAGCACCTTTGTGCCCGTCCAGGGATTCCTGTGCTCTCCACAGTGTCTCAACAAGTTCAAGACAGATCCAAACGCGTACTGGAGATAA
- the LOC127871317 gene encoding leucine-rich repeat protein 1-like isoform X3 produces MRLCCDIEVVERATGSLSLKKGKPIRAQLAVGKSPPSDSVYMMVCTTKNKNGTKYQIKGNIEKVFTKCVSEGKATIRLISPERDICISKADVIQLKSYLNILKQVVQGQMPDKSVFSSLAPVSAKKIERPKTVLVITCKKDYPLTTNFPSSLETLQVHDCSMKKMDSRIFQLRNLVCLDLSDNSLTEVPDGIEKLQNLSDLRLKCNKFEKFPMNICRLKNIQNNLAVLDLSNNQMKELPVQICELANLAMLKMDNNLLEAVPPTIGRLANLKAVSMSNNKLTVLPAGFMRLRLDSVDLFGNNFVRTENVTSRDHVDVPSLVECAARHIRKQRIPYTEDDLHTHLCRYLDSARVCWCGNFCFQCSVAYSHMVNLRTVTSAITAVDLTGSTFVPVQGFLCSPQCLNKFKTDPNAYWR; encoded by the exons ATGCGGCTATGCTGTGATATTGAAGTAGTAGAGAGAGCTACAGGTTCTCTGAGCTTAAAGAAGGGAAAACCGATCCGTGCCCAACTAGCGGTGGGGAAGAGCCCGCCTTCAGACAGCGTCTACATGATGGTCTGTACCACTAAAAATAAGAATGGAACAAAATATCAG ATCAAGGGAAACATCGAGAAGGTGTTCACCAAATGTGTATCTGAAGGCAAGGCTACAATACGATTGATAAGTCCTGAGAGGGACATCTGTATTAGTAAG GCTGATGTTATTCAGCTGAAGAGCTACCTCAACATTTTGAAGCAGGTTGTTCAGGGTCAGATGCCAGACAAATCAGTGTTCTCCAGCCTCGCCCCAGTCAGCGCGAAGAAAATTGAAAGGCCGAAAACGGTCCTGGTGATCACTTGTAAAAAGGACTACCCTCTCACCACAAACTTTCCATCCTCTCTTGAAACTCTACAG GTCCATGACTGCAGCATGAAGAAAATGGACTCCAGGATCTTTCAGCTGCGCAACCTAGTCTGTCTTGACCTCAGTGACAACAGTTTGACGGAGGTTCCAGACGGTATCGAAAAACTTCAAAACTTGTCTGACCTCCGACTTAAGTGCAATAAGTTTGAAAAATTCCCAATGAACATCTGTAGACTGAAAAATATCCAGAATAATTTAGCTGTGTTGGACCTGAGTAACAATCAGATGAAAGAATTACCTGTACAGATCTGTGAACTAGCGAACCTTGCGATGTTGAAAATGGATAACAATCTTTTGGAAGCCGTTCCTCCGACCATAGGACGGTTGGCTAATCTGAAGGCAGTGTCGATGTCGAACAATAAGCTGACGGTGCTTCCTGCAGGGTTTATGCGTCTCAGACTGGACTCTGTGGACCTGTTTGGGAACAACTTTGTAAGAACTGAAAATGTGACCTCCAGGGACCATGTTGATGTGCCGTCATTGGTGGAGTGTGCCGCAAGACATATCAGGAAACAGAG AATCCCGTACACAGAAGACGACCTCCACACTCACCTGTGCCGCTACCTCGACTCCGCTCGGGTCTGCTGGTGCGGCAACTTCTGCTTCCAGTGCAGTGTGGCGTACTCCCACATGGTGAACCTTCGCACAGTCACCAGCGCAATCACGGCGGTCGACCTCACCGGCAGCACCTTTGTGCCCGTCCAGGGATTCCTGTGCTCTCCACAGTGTCTCAACAAGTTCAAGACAGATCCAAACGCGTACTGGAGATAA